In a genomic window of Roseiflexus castenholzii DSM 13941:
- a CDS encoding 30S ribosomal protein S1: MKAVPDNAVQETEDFDWTQMLDDYDYARPQRGEVREGVVMKIEDGGILVSIGTKREGIIPIADVRAIGDEVLNNLKVGDRIQVYVQDPENRQGDLVLSLTMVQVARDWEEAARLSAEGGIVQGQVIGYNKGGLLVQFNRIRGFVPASQVAQLHGRTAAEERQQALQRMVGQTIPLKVIEVDRDRNRLVLSERSATQEWRKAQKQRLLTELQPGDILTGRVNQLTNFGAFIDLGGADGLAHISELSWQRVNHPREVLSPGQEVRVMVVEIDAERERIGLSLRRLQPNPWDTIDQRYSLGQLVSGPVTNVAPFGAFVQIEEAVEGLIHASELDADPQAQPRDLLQPGQIITARIISLDKQRQRMGLSLRRNSADEPPPEETPVEAPSTDM; this comes from the coding sequence ATGAAGGCAGTACCCGACAATGCCGTCCAGGAAACAGAAGATTTCGATTGGACGCAGATGCTCGACGACTACGACTATGCGCGTCCGCAACGCGGCGAGGTGCGCGAGGGCGTGGTCATGAAGATTGAAGACGGCGGTATTCTGGTCTCGATTGGCACCAAGCGCGAAGGGATCATTCCGATTGCCGACGTGCGCGCTATCGGCGATGAGGTGTTGAACAACCTGAAGGTGGGCGATCGGATTCAGGTGTACGTTCAGGACCCGGAGAATCGCCAGGGCGATCTGGTCTTGTCGCTGACGATGGTACAAGTTGCGCGCGATTGGGAAGAAGCGGCTCGCCTGAGCGCTGAGGGCGGCATTGTGCAGGGCCAGGTTATTGGCTACAACAAAGGTGGCTTGCTGGTACAGTTCAATCGCATTCGTGGGTTTGTGCCGGCATCTCAGGTGGCGCAACTCCATGGACGCACTGCTGCCGAGGAACGGCAGCAGGCGTTGCAACGCATGGTTGGTCAGACCATCCCGCTGAAGGTGATCGAGGTGGATCGTGATCGCAATCGGTTGGTGCTATCGGAGCGCAGCGCAACGCAGGAGTGGCGCAAGGCGCAGAAGCAGCGTCTGCTTACGGAACTTCAGCCGGGCGATATTTTGACCGGGCGCGTCAATCAACTGACGAACTTCGGCGCATTCATCGATCTCGGCGGCGCCGATGGTCTGGCGCATATCTCCGAATTGTCGTGGCAGCGCGTCAACCATCCCCGCGAGGTGCTGTCGCCAGGGCAGGAAGTGAGGGTCATGGTCGTGGAGATCGATGCCGAACGTGAACGCATTGGTCTCAGCCTGCGCCGCCTTCAACCCAATCCATGGGATACAATCGATCAGCGCTACTCGCTTGGACAACTCGTGAGCGGTCCGGTGACGAACGTTGCACCGTTTGGCGCATTTGTGCAGATAGAAGAGGCGGTCGAAGGTCTGATCCACGCCAGCGAACTCGACGCCGATCCGCAGGCGCAGCCGCGCGATCTGTTGCAGCCCGGTCAGATCATCACGGCCCGAATTATCAGCCTCGATAAGCAGCGCCAGCGTATGGGGCTTAGCCTGCGCCGCAACAGCGCCGATGAACCGCCGCCGGAGGAGACGCCGGTTGAGGCGCCGTCCACCGATATGTAA
- the gnd gene encoding phosphogluconate dehydrogenase (NAD(+)-dependent, decarboxylating): MDIGITGLGRMGANMARRWLRGGHRVVVHNRSRGPVDELATAGAVPAYTLDELVAALKPPRAVWVMLPAGEVTERAIVALANLMAPGDTIVDAGNTMYKDDLRRAEELKARGIYYVDQGTSGGIWGLELGYCLMVGGDADVVARLEPAFRTLAPQDGYLHCGPVGSGHFVKMVHNGVEYGMMQAYAEGFEIMRSKTEFNLDLHKIAAVWNHGSVVRSWLLELAEDAFRQDPHLESIQGYVEDSGEGRWTIQTAIELDVPAPVITLSLFERFHSRKPESFAAKVLAALRKGFGGHPVKPA; the protein is encoded by the coding sequence ATGGACATTGGCATCACTGGTCTTGGACGAATGGGCGCAAATATGGCGCGCCGGTGGCTGCGCGGCGGGCACCGCGTTGTCGTTCACAACCGCAGCCGTGGACCGGTTGACGAACTCGCAACTGCCGGGGCTGTTCCGGCATACACGCTGGACGAATTGGTCGCCGCACTGAAGCCGCCACGTGCAGTGTGGGTGATGCTGCCGGCCGGCGAGGTGACCGAACGCGCTATCGTCGCACTCGCAAATCTCATGGCGCCAGGCGACACGATTGTGGATGCTGGCAATACCATGTACAAAGACGATCTGCGACGCGCAGAAGAACTCAAAGCGCGCGGCATTTATTATGTCGATCAGGGAACGTCGGGCGGCATCTGGGGATTAGAACTCGGCTACTGCCTGATGGTCGGCGGCGACGCTGATGTGGTCGCGCGGCTCGAACCGGCATTTCGCACGCTCGCGCCGCAAGACGGTTATCTTCACTGTGGACCGGTCGGCAGCGGTCATTTCGTCAAAATGGTGCACAACGGCGTCGAGTATGGCATGATGCAGGCATACGCCGAGGGATTTGAGATTATGCGCTCCAAGACCGAGTTCAATCTTGATCTGCACAAAATTGCCGCTGTCTGGAATCATGGGAGCGTTGTGCGGTCGTGGTTGCTGGAACTTGCGGAAGACGCCTTTCGGCAGGACCCGCACCTCGAAAGCATTCAGGGGTATGTGGAAGACAGCGGTGAAGGGCGCTGGACGATTCAGACCGCGATCGAACTCGATGTTCCCGCACCGGTGATCACGCTATCGCTCTTTGAGCGTTTCCACTCCCGGAAACCGGAGTCGTTCGCCGCAAAAGTGCTGGCTGCACTCCGCAAAGGCTTTGGCGGTCACCCCGTCAAGCCAGCGTGA
- a CDS encoding diphosphomevalonate/mevalonate 3,5-bisphosphate decarboxylase family protein: MPGLATAIPAPYADLVERMATADADLRAALRAHGLTWEEYPDLTGAARERGAAAALAYPMQGVLKYHGLSDWDYRIAFLPSVSLCNDAGHTLTLVEFDPDLATDCATINGHVARGRELERVRQSLDAIRAASGATVRARVMSRNVTRGTRMGKGLGSSAAASAALALAAIAALYGDEAAANRRLVSCMARLLAGSGCRSAAGGCSIWFSSPGMPHEDSFAVRLDDAGQLDDVRLITVPLDSRIGLKTEQAHLDAPGSALFRCWMLSRRDEALACIAAARTGDWRTLGQWAELDSMRLHGITMSGSLENKLIGWEPENIVLFRMCNDLRSSGVPVYCSTDTGPTAVFITHRDYEDAVVSAIEGLGLSLEAIRGRVAGPARLVDIAWAGGELGVAD; encoded by the coding sequence ATGCCTGGATTGGCGACTGCGATCCCTGCACCGTATGCCGATCTGGTCGAGCGAATGGCGACTGCCGATGCTGACCTGCGCGCGGCGTTGCGGGCGCATGGTCTGACGTGGGAAGAATATCCTGACCTGACAGGCGCTGCCCGCGAACGTGGCGCAGCAGCGGCACTCGCCTATCCGATGCAGGGGGTGTTGAAGTACCACGGTTTGAGCGATTGGGACTATCGCATCGCCTTTCTGCCGAGTGTATCGCTGTGCAACGATGCCGGGCATACGCTGACGCTGGTCGAGTTCGACCCCGACCTTGCAACCGATTGCGCAACCATCAACGGGCATGTGGCGCGCGGACGCGAGCTCGAACGGGTGCGCCAGAGTCTCGACGCGATCCGCGCGGCTTCCGGCGCCACGGTGCGCGCTCGCGTCATGTCGCGGAATGTCACTCGCGGGACGCGCATGGGGAAGGGGCTTGGATCGAGCGCTGCGGCATCGGCGGCGCTGGCGCTGGCGGCGATTGCTGCCCTGTATGGTGACGAAGCGGCAGCGAATCGGCGTCTGGTCAGTTGCATGGCGCGGTTGCTGGCAGGTTCCGGGTGCCGCAGCGCCGCTGGCGGGTGCTCTATCTGGTTTTCGTCCCCTGGCATGCCTCACGAAGACAGTTTTGCCGTTCGCCTCGATGATGCCGGGCAACTTGATGATGTTCGCCTGATCACTGTGCCGCTCGACTCGCGCATTGGGCTGAAGACCGAACAGGCGCACCTGGATGCCCCCGGAAGCGCACTGTTTCGGTGCTGGATGCTGAGTCGACGCGACGAAGCGCTGGCGTGCATTGCCGCCGCGCGCACCGGCGACTGGCGCACCCTCGGGCAGTGGGCGGAACTCGATAGCATGCGGCTCCACGGCATTACCATGTCGGGGAGCCTGGAAAACAAACTGATCGGCTGGGAACCCGAAAATATCGTCCTGTTTCGCATGTGCAACGACCTGCGCTCGTCGGGTGTGCCTGTCTATTGCTCCACCGACACCGGTCCGACGGCGGTGTTCATTACGCACCGGGACTATGAGGATGCTGTGGTTTCTGCCATCGAGGGGTTGGGTCTCAGCCTCGAAGCGATCCGTGGGCGCGTCGCCGGACCGGCGCGCCTCGTCGATATCGCGTGGGCGGGGGGGGAATTAGGCGTTGCAGATTAA